From a region of the Alosa sapidissima isolate fAloSap1 chromosome 9, fAloSap1.pri, whole genome shotgun sequence genome:
- the LOC121718665 gene encoding histone H2B-like — protein MPDPAKPAPKKGSKKAVTKTAGKGGKKRRKSRKESYAIYVYKVLKQVHPDTGISSKAMGIMNSFVNDIFERIAGEASRLAHYNKRSTISSREIQTAVRLLLPGELAKHAVSEGTKAVTKYTSSK, from the coding sequence ATGCCTGATCCAGCCAAGCCTGCGCCTAAGAAGGGCTCCAAGAAAGCCGTGACAAAGACCGCCGGCAAGGGTGGCAAGAAGCGCAGAAAGAGCAGGAAGGAGAGCTACGCCATCTACGTGTACAAAGTCTTGAAGCAGGTCCATCCTGACACCGGTATCTCTTCCAAGGCCATGGGCATTATGAACTCCTTCGTGAACGACATCTTTGAGCGCATTGCTGGAGAGGCTTCCCGCTTGGCTCACTACAACAAGCGCTCCACCATCTCTTCCAGGGAGATCCAGACCGCAGTGCGTCTGCTTCTACCTGGTGAGCTGGCCAAGCACGCCGTGTCCGAGGGAACCAAGGCCGTCACCAAGTATACCAGCTCCAAGTAA
- the LOC121718653 gene encoding histone H3: protein MARTKQTARKSTGGKAPRKQLATKAARKSAPATGGVKKPHRYRPGTVALREIRRYQKSTELLIRKLPFQRLVREIAQDFKTDLRFQSSAVMALQEASEAYLVGLFEDTNLCAIHAKRVTIMPKDIQLARRIRGERA, encoded by the coding sequence ATGGCCAGAACCAAGCAAACTGCCCGCAAGTCCACTGGAGGCAAGGCTCCGAGGAAGCAGCTCGCCACCAAAGCTGCGCGTAAAAGCGCACCTGCCACCGGTGGCGTGAAGAAGCCTCACCGTTACAGGCCTGGAACCGTGGCTCTGAGAGAGATCCGTCGTTACCAGAAGTCCACTGAGCTGCTGATCCGCAAGTTGCCCTTCCAGCGTCTGGTCAGGGAAATCGCCCAGGATTTCAAGACCGATTTGCGCTTCCAGAGCTCTGCTGTCATGGCTCTTCAGGAGGCTAGCGAGGCCTATCTGGTCGGTCTGTTCGAGGACACCAATCTGTGCGCCATCCACGCCAAGAGAGTCACTATCATGCCCAAGGACATCCAGCTGGCTCGTCGTATCCGTGGGGAGCGTGCTTAA
- the LOC121718657 gene encoding histone H2A — translation MSGRGKTGGKARAKAKTRSSRAGLQFPVGRVHRLLRKGNYAQRVGAGAPVYLAAVLEYLTAEILELAGNAARDNKKTRIIPRHLQLAVRNDEELNKLLGGVTIAQGGVLPNIQAVLLPKKTEKSK, via the coding sequence ATGAGCGGAAGAGGCAAAACCGGCGGCAAGGCCAGAGCAAAGGCCAAGACTCGTTCATCCAGAGCTGGACTTCAGTTCCCCGTGGGCCGTGTGCACAGACTGCTGCGTAAAGGCAATTATGCTCAGCGTGTTGGCGCCGGTGCACCGGTCTACTTGGCTGCTGTGCTCGAGTATCTGACTGCTGAAATCCTGGAGTTGGCTGGCAACGCTGCCCGTGACAACAAGAAGACCCGTATTATTCCCCGCCATCTGCAGCTAGCTGTGCGCAACGACGAAGAGTTGAACAAACTGCTCGGCGGAGTGACCATCGCTCAGGGTGGTGTACTGCCCAACATCCAGGCTGTACTGCTACCCAAGAAGACTGAGAAGTCCAAGTAA
- the LOC121718673 gene encoding histone H4, which translates to MSGRGKGGKGLGKGGAKRHRKVLRDNIQGITKPAIRRLARRGGVKRISGLIYEETRGVLKVFLENVIRDAVTYTEHAKRKTVTAMDVVYALKRQGRTLYGFGG; encoded by the coding sequence ATGTCCGGCAGAGGCAAAGGAGGAAAGGGTCTTGGAAAAGGAGGCGCAAAGCGTCACCGCAAAGTTCTTCGTGATAACATCCAGGGAATTACCAAGCCTGCAATTAGGCGTCTGGCCCGCCGTGGTGGTGTGAAGCGTATCTCTGGTCTCATCTACGAGGAGACCCGTGGTGTGCTGAAGGTTTTCCTGGAGAACGTGATTCGTGATGCCGTCACCTACACCGAGCACGCCAAGAGAAAGACTGTGACTGCTATGGACGTCGTCTATGCTCTGAAACGCCAGGGCCGTACACTGTACGGTTTTGGTGGTTAA